The Streptococcus sp. 29896 genome includes a region encoding these proteins:
- the metF gene encoding methylenetetrahydrofolate reductase [NAD(P)H] — protein sequence MTGQAPSLSFEIFPPKPEVGNEKILQALREMQGLAPHFISVTCSNNNLNVEETTVRLSDYVRNDLQVPTIAHLPAAYLTKEKVSSVLQSLDRIGVQRILALRGDIIQGLPPKEDFRYATDLISFIKEEAPHFDIIGACYPEGHPESGSAVADIKNLKKKVDAGCSSLVTQLFFDNDVFYDFQEKCYLADIEVPIIAGIMPIINRNQALRLLKTCENIRLPRKFKAILEKYEHQPESLRAAGLAYAVDQIVDLVTNDVAGVHLYTMNKAETARYIHQATHSLFRHFG from the coding sequence ATGACTGGTCAAGCCCCAAGTCTCTCTTTTGAAATTTTTCCTCCAAAACCAGAAGTAGGCAATGAAAAGATTCTCCAAGCACTTAGAGAAATGCAAGGCTTGGCCCCTCATTTTATCAGCGTCACTTGTAGCAATAATAACTTAAACGTCGAAGAAACAACCGTTCGCCTATCGGACTATGTTCGCAATGACTTACAAGTACCGACCATTGCCCATCTACCGGCAGCCTATCTGACAAAAGAAAAAGTTAGCTCTGTTCTTCAGTCCTTGGACCGCATTGGTGTACAAAGGATTTTGGCACTGCGTGGTGACATTATCCAAGGTCTCCCTCCTAAGGAAGATTTTCGGTATGCGACTGATTTGATTTCCTTCATTAAGGAAGAAGCTCCGCATTTTGACATTATCGGAGCCTGCTATCCTGAAGGCCATCCAGAGTCAGGAAGTGCTGTTGCGGATATTAAAAATTTGAAAAAGAAGGTGGATGCTGGCTGTTCCAGTCTTGTAACCCAACTCTTTTTCGACAACGATGTTTTCTATGATTTTCAAGAGAAATGCTATCTAGCTGATATCGAAGTGCCGATTATCGCAGGAATCATGCCTATCATCAACAGGAATCAGGCACTTCGACTCTTGAAAACCTGTGAGAATATCCGTCTCCCACGCAAGTTCAAAGCCATTTTGGAAAAATACGAACACCAACCTGAGTCCTTGCGTGCAGCAGGCCTTGCCTATGCCGTTGACCAAATTGTTGATTTGGTCACCAATGATGTCGCTGGTGTCCACCTCTATACCATGAACAAGGCAGAGACCGCTAGATATATCCATCAAGCAACCCACTCCCTCTTTAGACACTTTGGTTAA
- a CDS encoding YebC/PmpR family DNA-binding transcriptional regulator — MGRKWANIVAKKTAKDGANSKVYAKFGVEIYVAAKKGDPDPETNSALKFVIDRAKQAQVPKHIIDKAIDKAKGNTDETFVEGRYEGFGPNGSMIIVDTLTSNVNRTAANVRSAFGKNGGNMGASGSVSFMFDKKGVVVFAGDDADAIFELLLEADVEVDDVEAEDGTITVYTAPTDLHKAIVALKESGIQEFNVTELEMIPQSEVSLEGDDLATFEKLYDALEDDEDVQKIYTNVDGF; from the coding sequence ATGGGACGTAAATGGGCCAATATTGTAGCCAAGAAAACCGCAAAAGACGGTGCTAACTCAAAAGTTTACGCCAAATTTGGTGTTGAAATCTATGTAGCAGCGAAAAAGGGTGACCCAGATCCAGAAACAAACTCAGCGCTGAAATTTGTTATCGACCGTGCTAAGCAAGCGCAGGTTCCAAAACACATCATTGACAAGGCCATTGACAAGGCAAAAGGAAACACAGATGAAACCTTCGTGGAAGGTCGTTACGAAGGCTTTGGACCAAATGGTTCTATGATTATCGTTGATACCTTGACATCAAACGTAAACCGTACCGCAGCCAATGTTCGCTCTGCCTTTGGTAAAAACGGTGGAAACATGGGTGCATCTGGTTCCGTATCATTCATGTTTGATAAAAAAGGTGTGGTTGTATTTGCTGGTGATGATGCAGATGCCATCTTCGAATTGCTCTTAGAAGCAGATGTTGAAGTCGATGATGTAGAAGCAGAAGACGGCACAATCACTGTCTATACAGCTCCAACGGATTTGCACAAGGCAATCGTGGCACTCAAAGAATCAGGAATTCAAGAGTTCAACGTTACTGAACTTGAAATGATTCCACAATCAGAAGTATCACTTGAAGGCGATGACCTCGCAACATTTGAAAAACTCTACGATGCCCTCGAAGACGACGAAGACGTCCAAAAAATCTACACGAATGTAGATGGCTTTTAA
- a CDS encoding PadR family transcriptional regulator has product MKRNKHLPLTETTYYILLALLEPAHGYHIMQKVEDMSDGDVKIAAGTMYGAIENLLKLKWICSVPSSDKRRKVYQVTATGQEIIKLETQRIQKLHHIAKELGF; this is encoded by the coding sequence ATGAAAAGGAACAAGCACCTCCCCCTAACGGAGACAACTTACTATATTCTATTAGCCCTCTTGGAACCTGCCCATGGCTACCATATCATGCAAAAAGTAGAGGATATGAGTGATGGTGATGTGAAAATCGCTGCAGGAACCATGTATGGAGCGATTGAGAATCTTTTGAAACTAAAATGGATTTGTTCCGTTCCAAGTTCCGATAAAAGAAGAAAAGTCTATCAAGTAACAGCAACGGGACAAGAGATTATTAAACTGGAAACACAGCGTATTCAAAAACTACATCATATTGCCAAAGAATTAGGTTTTTAA
- a CDS encoding DUF2812 domain-containing protein, whose product MIRHKLFTSLQEEEHWINSIQSEGYQLIKVTPWTAAYHFEKCSRTPHPVRLDFHEHIAKGEYSNYLSLFEDCGWQPIQGSRRCGIHYFQQTIEASSTEIFSDTESKKAFYSRYQNYAYSYFGLFLTLFFIHYQVGLQNGYTLWNPKSWYLTPGLWERTGTSFWFGFLFETPFALFRSGIIPLFFLAWSIYFLHIAEKGKKEAKKLEKY is encoded by the coding sequence ATGATAAGACACAAATTATTCACCAGTTTACAAGAGGAAGAACATTGGATTAATTCGATTCAATCCGAAGGTTATCAGCTTATCAAAGTAACTCCTTGGACAGCAGCCTATCATTTTGAAAAATGTAGTCGAACCCCTCATCCCGTACGCCTTGATTTTCACGAACATATTGCAAAAGGAGAATATTCAAATTACCTCTCTCTATTTGAAGACTGTGGTTGGCAACCTATACAAGGTAGTCGTAGATGTGGCATCCATTATTTTCAACAAACAATCGAAGCTTCAAGCACAGAAATTTTTTCTGATACCGAATCGAAAAAAGCATTCTATTCACGCTACCAAAATTATGCCTACTCCTATTTCGGATTATTTCTGACTTTATTTTTTATCCATTACCAAGTTGGACTCCAAAATGGATACACACTTTGGAATCCTAAATCCTGGTACCTAACTCCAGGACTATGGGAACGGACTGGTACCAGTTTTTGGTTTGGTTTTCTCTTTGAAACCCCATTCGCATTGTTTAGAAGTGGCATCATTCCGTTATTTTTCCTTGCTTGGTCTATTTATTTCCTCCATATCGCTGAAAAAGGTAAAAAAGAAGCGAAGAAATTAGAAAAATACTGA
- a CDS encoding PTS transporter subunit IIBC has product MKKILSFEFWQKFGKCLMVVIAVMPAAGLMVSIGNSIPLISQDSELLARIGNIIAQIGWGIIGNLHLLFALAIGGSWAKEKAGGAFSAGLAFILINLITGHFFGVSTAMLSDAEATVSTVFGTQIPVSGYFVNILGQPALNMGVFVGIIAGFVGATTYNKYYNYRKLPDVLTFFNGKRFVPFVVIYRSVLVALGLAIFWPLVQTGINSFGKWIATSQETAPILAPFVYGTLERLLLPFGLHHMLTIPMNYTSLGGTYDILTGAQAGTQVFGQDPLWLAWITDLINLKDAGDMTQYNDLLANVTPARFKVGQMIGSSGILMGLSYAMYRNVDPDKKKKYKGMFLSSALAVFLTGVTEPIEFMFMFAAMPLYVVYALVQGAAFAMADIVNLRMHSFGNIEFLTRTPMAIKAGIGMDVVNFIWVTALFAVGMYFIADFMIKKFNLATAGRNGNYDTETTDVVSNSNVDTADANSQVVQIINLLGGRDNIADVDACMTRLRVSVKDVAQVGDENAWKQAGAMGLIIKDSGVQAVYGPKADVLKSDIQDLLESGVAIPHTEIVATEEVAPETHFKDVTETVYSVAEGQAIAITEVKDPVFSQKMMGDGYAVEPSSGNVYAPVSGIVTSVFPTKHAVGILSEKGVEVLVHVGLDTVALNGAPFSAKVTDGQRVEAGDLLLVADLEAIRSAGRETTIVVVFTNTAEIKSVSLENLGQVSQDSQVAKVEL; this is encoded by the coding sequence ATGAAAAAAATTCTTAGTTTCGAATTTTGGCAAAAGTTCGGGAAGTGTTTAATGGTTGTGATTGCCGTAATGCCAGCGGCGGGTCTCATGGTGTCAATCGGGAACTCAATTCCTCTGATTAGCCAAGATTCAGAGCTATTGGCTCGAATTGGGAATATTATTGCGCAAATTGGTTGGGGAATTATCGGTAACCTTCACTTGCTCTTTGCCTTGGCAATTGGTGGTAGCTGGGCTAAGGAAAAGGCTGGTGGTGCCTTCTCAGCAGGTCTTGCCTTTATTCTCATTAACTTGATTACTGGTCATTTCTTTGGCGTAAGTACAGCTATGTTGTCAGATGCAGAAGCGACAGTCAGCACAGTCTTCGGGACACAAATCCCAGTTTCAGGTTACTTCGTCAATATCTTGGGCCAACCTGCCCTTAACATGGGTGTCTTCGTTGGTATCATCGCTGGTTTTGTAGGAGCAACAACTTATAACAAATACTACAATTACCGCAAATTACCAGATGTTTTGACTTTCTTTAACGGCAAACGCTTCGTACCATTTGTGGTTATCTATCGCTCTGTACTTGTTGCGTTAGGTTTGGCGATTTTCTGGCCGCTTGTTCAAACAGGGATCAACAGCTTTGGTAAATGGATTGCGACTTCGCAAGAAACAGCTCCAATCTTGGCACCATTTGTTTACGGTACCTTGGAACGCTTGCTTCTTCCATTCGGTCTTCACCACATGTTGACCATTCCGATGAACTATACTTCGCTTGGTGGGACCTATGACATCTTGACAGGTGCTCAAGCAGGTACACAGGTATTTGGCCAAGATCCGCTTTGGTTGGCTTGGATTACTGACTTGATTAACCTCAAGGATGCTGGGGATATGACCCAGTACAATGATCTTTTAGCGAATGTAACTCCAGCTCGTTTCAAAGTTGGACAAATGATTGGTTCCTCAGGTATTCTTATGGGATTGTCCTATGCCATGTATCGCAATGTTGATCCAGATAAGAAGAAAAAATACAAAGGGATGTTCCTATCTTCTGCACTTGCTGTCTTCTTGACAGGTGTAACAGAACCAATCGAGTTCATGTTCATGTTTGCGGCAATGCCACTTTATGTTGTCTATGCTTTGGTACAGGGTGCAGCTTTTGCAATGGCAGATATTGTCAACTTGCGTATGCACTCATTCGGTAATATCGAATTCCTTACACGTACACCGATGGCAATCAAAGCTGGTATCGGTATGGACGTGGTCAACTTCATTTGGGTAACAGCCCTCTTTGCAGTTGGAATGTACTTCATTGCCGACTTTATGATTAAGAAATTCAACCTAGCAACAGCTGGACGCAATGGTAACTATGATACAGAAACAACAGATGTGGTTTCGAACTCAAACGTAGATACTGCAGATGCCAATTCACAAGTGGTTCAAATCATCAACTTGCTTGGTGGTCGTGATAATATCGCAGATGTGGATGCTTGTATGACTCGTCTTCGCGTTAGTGTTAAAGATGTGGCACAAGTTGGAGATGAAAATGCTTGGAAACAGGCTGGTGCTATGGGCTTGATTATCAAAGACTCAGGTGTTCAAGCAGTCTATGGACCAAAAGCAGATGTTCTCAAATCAGACATTCAAGACTTGCTAGAATCAGGCGTTGCTATTCCTCATACAGAAATTGTGGCGACAGAAGAAGTTGCTCCTGAGACTCATTTCAAAGATGTGACGGAGACAGTTTACTCTGTTGCTGAAGGGCAAGCCATTGCCATCACAGAAGTGAAAGATCCAGTCTTTTCACAAAAAATGATGGGCGACGGTTATGCAGTTGAGCCTAGCTCCGGCAATGTTTACGCACCAGTTTCAGGTATTGTAACCAGTGTCTTCCCAACCAAACACGCTGTCGGTATTTTGTCTGAAAAGGGTGTAGAAGTCTTGGTGCACGTCGGCCTAGATACGGTTGCGCTAAACGGTGCTCCATTCTCAGCTAAGGTAACAGATGGCCAACGCGTTGAAGCAGGAGACTTGCTCCTTGTTGCAGACCTTGAAGCTATTCGCTCAGCAGGACGTGAAACAACCATCGTCGTTGTCTTCACAAACACAGCTGAAATCAAATCTGTCAGTCTTGAAAATCTTGGACAAGTCAGTCAAGATAGCCAAGTTGCTAAAGTAGAGTTGTAA
- a CDS encoding endonuclease/exonuclease/phosphatase family protein: MKLLTVNVHAWLEENQDQKLDILAQTIAQKQYDVIALQEVNQLMANPLVTKDLRKDNYGLVLLEKLKELGVVGYSYFWSNSHIGYDKYDEGIAFLTTLPVYEVDAFYCSQHQDLTSILSRKIIGLTVAYGNELIDLYSCHINLPGHPEEDQLENVRKIVNRTSQERLKILMGDFNTDALSDPQAYQAIKNLGLYDSYDLAVEKDSGITVEKAIDGWAGHSQEKRLDYVFLNQERQVQSSRVIFNGDNLPVISDHFGVEVNVSI, from the coding sequence ATGAAATTACTAACAGTCAATGTCCATGCCTGGTTAGAAGAAAATCAAGACCAAAAGTTGGACATACTTGCTCAGACCATTGCTCAAAAGCAATATGACGTGATTGCCTTACAAGAAGTCAATCAACTGATGGCAAATCCCTTGGTAACAAAGGACTTACGAAAGGATAATTATGGTTTGGTTTTGCTTGAAAAGCTGAAAGAGCTGGGAGTAGTTGGTTATTCTTATTTCTGGTCCAATTCTCATATCGGCTATGATAAGTATGATGAAGGGATTGCTTTTCTAACAACATTACCGGTCTACGAAGTGGATGCTTTCTATTGTAGTCAGCACCAAGATCTGACATCAATCCTGTCTCGCAAGATTATTGGCTTGACGGTAGCATATGGGAATGAGTTGATTGACTTGTATTCCTGCCATATCAATCTTCCGGGGCACCCAGAGGAAGACCAGCTGGAAAATGTTCGAAAGATTGTTAATCGAACTAGCCAGGAACGCTTGAAAATTCTCATGGGTGATTTCAATACGGATGCACTATCGGATCCTCAAGCCTATCAAGCTATTAAGAATCTAGGTCTTTATGATAGTTATGATTTGGCAGTGGAAAAGGACAGTGGTATCACTGTTGAAAAAGCTATAGATGGTTGGGCTGGGCACAGTCAGGAAAAACGTCTGGACTATGTGTTCTTAAATCAGGAAAGACAAGTTCAATCCAGTCGAGTGATTTTCAATGGAGATAATCTACCGGTTATTTCGGATCACTTCGGTGTAGAAGTAAATGTAAGTATTTAA
- a CDS encoding UTRA domain-containing protein, with translation MSKYKKVYADIKEKIEQNIWQANQEMPTENELMDIYSYSKDTIRKALSLLEMDGYIQKRQGRNSVILDHNLVRKPYVSELKTVSELNRFAHHQVQTQLTNLYIVQGQPEVMKELEVDEKTDLYRVSRVRTIDGERLEYEISYFDRRIVPYLSKEIAEKSIYQYLESDLGLGISHSRREISFRFATEEEKSLLDLAGYDMVVSVTSTTYLADGRPFQYGTITYRPDKVTFVSMAKR, from the coding sequence ATGAGTAAATATAAAAAAGTCTACGCAGACATCAAGGAAAAAATTGAACAAAATATCTGGCAGGCCAATCAGGAGATGCCAACCGAAAATGAGCTAATGGACATCTACTCCTATTCCAAGGATACTATCCGCAAGGCACTATCGCTATTAGAAATGGATGGCTATATTCAAAAGCGTCAGGGGAGAAACTCGGTTATCTTAGACCACAACCTGGTCAGAAAACCGTATGTGTCTGAATTGAAGACCGTTAGCGAACTCAACCGCTTTGCTCACCATCAAGTCCAGACCCAACTGACCAATCTCTACATAGTACAAGGTCAGCCAGAAGTCATGAAGGAATTGGAAGTGGATGAAAAAACGGATCTGTACCGTGTCAGCCGCGTTCGAACTATTGACGGAGAACGATTAGAGTATGAGATTTCCTACTTTGACCGCAGGATTGTTCCCTATCTCAGCAAGGAAATCGCTGAAAAATCGATTTATCAGTATCTAGAATCGGACCTGGGCTTAGGAATCTCTCATTCGCGTCGGGAAATTTCCTTCCGCTTTGCTACGGAGGAAGAAAAATCCTTGCTGGATCTGGCTGGCTACGACATGGTGGTTTCCGTCACCAGTACCACCTATCTGGCTGACGGTCGTCCTTTTCAGTACGGAACCATCACCTATCGACCAGATAAGGTTACCTTTGTTTCAATGGCCAAACGGTAA
- the glgP gene encoding glycogen/starch/alpha-glucan family phosphorylase, producing the protein MINFTTFAESKANKKLADMTNEEIYLQLLNYVKLSAADMPKNTGKRKVYYISAEFLIGKLLSNNLINLGVYKDIQAELAAAGKSLAQVEDVEPEPSLGNGGLGRLASCFVDSMSTLGINGEGVGLNYHCGLFKQVFKDNQQDAEPNFWIENDSWLIPTNISYDVPFKNFTLTSKLDRLDILGYKKDTKNYLNLFDIQSVNYGLIDNGITFDKTAIQENLTLFLYPDDSDKNGELLRIYQQYFMVSNAAQLLIDEAIERGSNVRDLADYAYVQINDTHPSLVIPELIRLLTEKHGLEFAEAVAIVKNMTGYTNHTILAEALEKWPLEFLEEVVPHLVGIIKELDALVAQEVPDVALHIIDESGRVHMAHMDIHYSNSVNGVAALHTEILKNSELKGFYELYPEKFNNKTNGITFRRWLEFANQDLADYIKELIGDEYLTDATKLEKLLAFADDKEVHAKLAEIKHNNKLALKRYLKDNKGIELDENSIIDTQIKRFHEYKRQQMNALYVIHKYLEIKNGNLPKRKITVIFGGKAAPAYVIAQDIIHLILCLSELINNDPEVSKYLNVHLVENYNVTVAEKLIPATDISEQISLASKEASGTGNMKFMLNGALTLGTMDGANVEIAELAGMDNIYTFGKDSDTIIDLYDKAGYVSADYYNGDANIKRAVDFIVSDEIRALGNDERLGRLHHELISKDWFMTLIDLAEYIEVKEQVFADYEDQESWNKKVVHNIAKAGFFSSDRTIEQYNQDIWHSN; encoded by the coding sequence ATGATTAACTTTACAACATTTGCAGAAAGCAAAGCCAACAAGAAATTAGCCGACATGACCAACGAAGAAATCTATCTTCAGTTGCTCAACTATGTCAAATTGTCAGCGGCAGATATGCCAAAAAACACTGGTAAACGCAAGGTTTACTACATCTCAGCAGAGTTCCTTATCGGTAAACTCTTGTCAAACAACTTGATCAACTTGGGTGTTTACAAGGACATTCAGGCAGAATTGGCAGCAGCTGGCAAGTCTTTGGCACAGGTTGAAGATGTGGAGCCAGAACCATCACTTGGTAATGGTGGTCTTGGCCGTTTGGCATCTTGCTTCGTGGATTCTATGTCAACACTTGGTATCAACGGTGAGGGCGTAGGGCTTAACTACCACTGCGGTCTCTTCAAACAAGTTTTCAAGGACAACCAACAAGATGCAGAGCCAAACTTCTGGATTGAAAATGACTCTTGGTTGATTCCAACGAACATCAGCTACGATGTACCGTTCAAAAACTTCACTTTGACTTCTAAGTTGGACCGTTTGGACATCCTTGGCTACAAGAAAGATACTAAAAACTACCTCAACTTGTTTGATATCCAGTCTGTCAACTACGGCTTGATTGACAATGGTATCACGTTTGACAAGACGGCTATTCAAGAAAACTTGACCCTCTTCTTGTACCCAGATGATTCAGACAAGAACGGTGAATTGCTCCGCATTTACCAACAATACTTCATGGTGTCAAATGCTGCCCAGCTCTTGATTGACGAAGCGATTGAGCGTGGTTCAAATGTGCGTGACTTGGCAGACTATGCTTACGTTCAAATCAACGATACTCACCCTTCACTTGTCATTCCAGAATTGATTCGTCTATTGACTGAAAAACACGGTTTGGAATTTGCAGAAGCAGTAGCGATTGTTAAAAACATGACAGGCTACACTAACCACACCATCTTGGCAGAAGCACTTGAGAAATGGCCACTTGAATTCTTGGAAGAAGTAGTCCCACACCTAGTTGGTATTATTAAAGAGTTGGATGCCCTTGTCGCACAAGAAGTTCCAGATGTTGCCCTTCATATTATCGATGAGTCTGGTCGTGTTCATATGGCTCACATGGATATTCACTATTCTAACTCAGTTAACGGGGTAGCAGCTCTCCACACAGAAATCTTGAAAAACTCTGAGTTGAAAGGCTTCTACGAACTTTACCCAGAAAAATTCAACAATAAAACAAACGGTATCACCTTCCGTCGTTGGTTGGAATTTGCCAACCAAGACCTTGCAGACTATATCAAGGAATTGATTGGCGATGAGTACTTGACAGATGCAACTAAACTTGAGAAATTACTTGCCTTTGCAGATGACAAGGAAGTTCATGCTAAATTGGCTGAAATCAAACACAACAACAAATTGGCTCTTAAACGTTACCTCAAAGACAACAAGGGAATTGAGTTGGACGAAAACTCTATCATTGATACACAAATCAAACGTTTCCACGAGTACAAACGCCAACAAATGAATGCCTTGTATGTTATTCACAAGTATCTTGAAATCAAAAACGGCAACCTTCCAAAACGTAAAATCACTGTTATCTTCGGTGGTAAGGCGGCTCCAGCTTATGTGATTGCCCAAGACATCATTCACTTGATCCTCTGCTTGTCTGAGTTGATCAACAATGATCCAGAAGTGAGCAAGTACCTCAACGTTCACTTGGTAGAAAACTACAACGTAACGGTTGCTGAAAAACTCATCCCTGCGACAGATATCTCTGAGCAAATCTCATTGGCTTCTAAAGAAGCATCAGGTACTGGTAACATGAAATTCATGCTCAACGGTGCCTTGACGCTTGGTACTATGGACGGTGCAAACGTTGAGATTGCAGAGTTGGCTGGCATGGACAATATCTATACATTTGGTAAGGATTCAGATACCATTATCGACTTGTACGACAAGGCTGGTTACGTATCTGCGGACTACTACAATGGTGATGCCAACATCAAACGTGCGGTTGACTTTATCGTCAGCGACGAAATCCGTGCACTTGGAAATGATGAGCGTCTTGGTCGCCTGCACCATGAATTGATCTCTAAAGACTGGTTCATGACCTTGATTGACTTGGCGGAGTACATTGAAGTCAAAGAGCAAGTCTTTGCAGACTACGAAGATCAAGAATCTTGGAACAAGAAAGTTGTTCACAACATCGCCAAAGCAGGATTCTTCTCATCTGACCGTACTATTGAACAGTACAACCAAGATATTTGGCATTCAAACTAA
- the malQ gene encoding 4-alpha-glucanotransferase, producing MANRTSGILMHITSLPGKFGIGTFGKPAYDFVDFLVETKQTYWQLLPLTTTSYGDSPYQSFSAIAGNTHLIDFDLLAEEDLLANFDYQDVKFGDNPEKVDYALIYEARRPILERAVKNFLSDDKRKAAFQEFEKANSSWLNDYAEFMAIKEHFGNKALQEWDDKKVLARNEEALEKYRLELADQIDYFKVTQYFFFSQWKQLKEYANQNHIKIIGDMPIYVSADSVEVWTKPQLFKLDSERKPLYVAGVPADNFSADGQLWGNPLYDWEQHEKTGYNWWIYRIHESFKLYDVLRIDHFKGFSDYWQVAGDAEVAKVGTWEPGPGYNLFKAVKETLGDLPIIAEDLGNIDAKARKLLADCGYPGMKILEFGFFDVTGQSIDIPHRCVPNSIAYTGTHDNEVVNGWYNNLEPEQQEFVDAYTNRKPIEPVTQAMLRTLFATVSDTAIATMQDVLDLGEESRMNMPSTVGGNWEWRMKAEDLTQERKDFLVKMTTLYQRGNENHD from the coding sequence ATGGCGAATCGTACCAGTGGAATTTTAATGCATATTACCTCACTTCCAGGTAAGTTTGGTATCGGTACTTTTGGAAAGCCTGCCTATGACTTTGTAGATTTCTTGGTCGAAACCAAGCAGACCTACTGGCAGCTCCTTCCTCTCACAACGACAAGTTACGGAGATTCACCTTATCAATCATTTTCTGCCATTGCAGGAAATACCCATTTAATTGATTTTGATTTGTTGGCAGAAGAAGATTTATTGGCCAACTTTGACTACCAAGATGTGAAATTTGGGGACAATCCAGAAAAAGTAGACTACGCCTTGATCTATGAGGCTCGCCGTCCGATTTTGGAAAGAGCCGTTAAAAACTTCTTGAGCGATGACAAGCGTAAAGCAGCCTTTCAAGAGTTTGAAAAAGCCAATTCGTCATGGTTAAATGACTATGCAGAATTTATGGCTATTAAAGAACACTTTGGAAACAAGGCCCTACAAGAGTGGGATGACAAGAAAGTTCTTGCTCGAAATGAAGAAGCTCTTGAAAAATACCGCTTGGAATTGGCAGACCAAATTGATTACTTTAAAGTCACTCAGTATTTCTTCTTTAGCCAGTGGAAACAGCTAAAAGAATATGCCAATCAAAACCACATTAAGATTATCGGAGACATGCCGATTTATGTCTCTGCCGATAGTGTGGAAGTTTGGACCAAGCCACAGCTCTTCAAATTAGATAGCGAGCGCAAGCCGCTTTATGTGGCAGGTGTGCCAGCAGATAACTTCTCAGCAGATGGCCAGCTTTGGGGCAACCCACTCTACGATTGGGAGCAGCATGAAAAAACTGGCTACAACTGGTGGATTTACCGTATTCACGAGAGCTTCAAACTTTATGATGTCTTGAGAATTGACCACTTCAAAGGCTTCTCAGATTACTGGCAGGTAGCAGGAGATGCTGAAGTAGCTAAAGTTGGTACCTGGGAGCCAGGTCCAGGCTACAATCTCTTCAAGGCGGTCAAAGAAACCCTTGGCGACTTGCCAATTATTGCAGAGGATCTAGGAAATATTGATGCCAAGGCTCGTAAGTTACTTGCAGATTGCGGCTACCCTGGTATGAAAATCCTAGAATTTGGCTTCTTCGATGTGACTGGACAGAGCATTGACATCCCACACCGTTGCGTACCAAACTCTATCGCCTACACAGGCACACACGATAACGAGGTGGTCAATGGTTGGTATAACAATCTAGAGCCTGAACAACAGGAGTTTGTAGATGCCTATACCAACAGAAAGCCGATTGAGCCAGTGACTCAAGCCATGCTTCGAACACTCTTTGCTACTGTCAGCGACACAGCTATTGCGACCATGCAAGATGTTCTTGACTTGGGCGAAGAAAGCCGCATGAACATGCCTTCAACTGTCGGAGGCAACTGGGAATGGCGAATGAAAGCTGAAGATTTAACCCAGGAACGCAAAGACTTCTTAGTCAAAATGACAACATTATATCAACGAGGAAATGAAAACCATGATTAA